The genomic DNA CGTTGATCCAGACCTTGCCGGCGCGGGTGACGTGCAGGACCCGCTTGTCCGGCAGGACGGCGAGGTCGAGCGGCTCGCCGGGGCGGTCGTTGAGCGTGATCTTCTCGAAGGCGGTATCCGGTGGCGGCGGCTCGGCGGCCTGCGGCGCCACCGCGGTCGCGCCGGGCGCGACCAGTAGCGCGGCGCTGACCGCGCCGGCGGCCAAAAGGGCCAGTCTGCGTAGCATTTCCCCTCCCAGGGGCTGGACGACAAGGCGGCTGGACACGCTCCTGGGTGGTCGGCCCGTTCGCGCCGTCCTTGATCGGCCCGCGCGCTGCGGCTCGTGCGCGGCTTTACGTCCCCCCGCCGTCCACGTCCCGACATGTGACGGCGGCCGGTTGGAGATTAGACCTCTTCCGTCGCAACGCCAATGCCTACGACCAGAATCGGCACGACTTTGTCTTTGGAAAGAGCAAACTGGGGTGTGATCAAGGACGGTTCGGCCCCGCCGGACGGGGCTGGATCGCCCGGCGGGGCCGCAGGGAGGGGCGTGGGCGGGCGCCGCGGGTTCAGCCCGCGGACGGGCCGCCGACGGGCACGTCCGACGCCTCGCGCTGCCGCGGCAGCAGCACCGGGGCCTCCTGGTGGTGCAGGACGACGTTGCGCACGGGGTGGGCGATCTCGATGCCCTCTTCCCGGTAGCGCAATTGCAGCCGCTTGATGAACTCGTGCTTGATCCGGAACTGGTCGCTGAACTCGACGGCACGCAGCACCACGGAGAAGCCGGCGCGCGAGTCGCCGAAGGTGTGGAAGCGGACCACCGGGTCGTGGTCAGGCACGCCGCCCTCGACCGCCGCCATGACCTCGTGCGCCACCTCCACCGTCACCCGCTCGACCAGGTCGAGGTCGCTGGAGAGCGCCACGCCCGCCTGCACGACGATGGACAACTCCTGCTCGGGGCGGTGGTAGTTGGTCATGATGGTGCTGGCGAGCTGGTCGTTGGGGATGACGACGAGGTTGTCCGACTGGGTGCGGATCACGGTGTTGCGCCAGTTGATGTCGGTGACGTAGCCCTCCTCGCCGCTGCTGAGCCGGATGTAGTCGCCGACCTGCACCGTTTTGGAGGCCAGGATGTGCACCCCGGCGAAGAGGTTGGCGAGTGTGTCCTGCAGCGCCAGCGCCACCGCGAGGCCGCCGACGCCGAGCGCGGTGAGCAGCGGGGCGATCGAGATGCCCAGGGTCTCCAGCAGGATCAGCAGCCCGATCGCCAGTACCGCGATGCGGGTGATGTTGACCAGGATGGTGGCCGAGCCCACTCCCTGCGAGCGGACCCCCATGAGCTGCGCGACCACCCGGGCCGCGGCGACAGTGACCGTCAGGATGAGCACGGCGACGACGATCTGCTCCACCGTGTGCTCGACCGGGCGCTTCAGCGGCAGCGCGGCGGCGGCGATCGAGACGCCGCCGGCCAGCGCGCCCCAGGGGGCCATCGTGCGCAGCGCGCCGACGAGGATGTCGTCGCCGGCCCAGCTCGTCCGGGTCGCGCCCTTGCCCAGCCAGCCCAGCAGCACGCGCAGGAGCAGGCCGGCGCCGATGCCGCCGAGTATCGCGGAGCCGGCGACGACCAGATCGTGCAGAGTGAGGGCTCGGTTCACCTTGATACCTGTCTTCGTTCGGGGACGGGGTACGACCGGACGCCTGTGCGATCCGGCGCGCTCGCCATCCTGCCGTATCCGGCGGGGCAGTTGGCCCCGCGGCCGCAGGAACCGGACGGTCCGGTCCCGTTTGCATTCGTGTGGGCCGCGCCGCTGCGGAGGCGGAAGTTCAGGGTCAGCCCTGAGGTGCGGTGCGCACCGCGCGGCTACGGTGGTCTGCACCGGCTCCGCTCCGCGGCGGGCACGCGGGGATGCGCGGGGGACGAACGGGGGCGCGCGTGGGGGACCGCCGCGGAGCGGCGGCCGGCACCGCGGTCCCGTCGCGGCGCGCCGACGCGCGCGCGACCGGCCGCGTGCGCCGCCGGTCCGGGGCTGCCGCCGCGGGGGTGCGGCCTGCCCCGGCGGGGGCGTTCAGCCGCGCAGATACCTGAGCACGGCCAGCACCCGCCGGTGGCCCGAGTCGTCCGACTCCAGGCCGAGTTTGGCGAAGATGTTCCGTACGTGCGTCTCCACGGTCTTGCCGCCGATCACCAGCTCCCGCGCGATGGCCTCGTTGGAGCGCCCCTCCGCCATCAGCGTCAGTACGTCCCGCTCCCGCGCCGTCAGCCCGGCCAGCGGCTCCGCCGCGCGCGCGGAGCGCATCAGGTGCGTGACCACCCGCGGGTCCACGACGCTCTGCCCCGCCGCCACCCGGCGCAGCGCGCCGGCCAGTTCGTCCGCGTCGGCGACCCGCTCCTTCAGCAGATAGCCGAAGCCGCGCGGATCCTCGGTGAGTGCCCGTACGACCGTGCCGGTCTCGACGTACTGCGACAGCAGCAGCACGCCCGTGCCCGGGTGCCGGGCGCGGATCGCGGCCGCGGCCCGCAGCCCCTCGTCGGTGTGCGTCGGCGGCATCCGGATGTCGAGCAGCACCGCGTCCGGGCGGTGCCGCCCGACCAGGGCGAGCAGCGGGTCCGCGTCGCCGCACTGCGCGGGGACCGCGACGCCCGCGTCGCCCAGCAGCCGGACGATGCCCTCGCGCAGGATCGCGGAGTCCTCGGCGACGATCACTCGCACGGCAGCTCCGCGACCACCCGCGTGCCGCCGCCGGGCGGGCTGTGCACCGTGAGCACGCCGCCCACCGCCGAGACCCGGTCGGCCAGCCCGCGCAGCCCGCCGCCGAGGTGGTCGTGCCGGGCGCCGCCGACGCCGTCGTCCACCGCCTCGACGACCAGCCGGCCGTCGCGGTGGCGGGCGCTGACGCTGACCGCCCGGGCGCGGGCGTGCTTGGCGGAGTTCGCCAGCGCCTCGCTGACCGTGAAGTACGCGGTGGCCTCGACGTGCGGCGCGAAGCGCCGGTCCTCCGCGGCGACCACCACCGGCAGCTCCGCCCGCCCGGCCAGCTCCCGCAGCGCGGACGCCAGCCCGTCGCGGGTCAGCACCGCCGGGTGGATGCCGTGCGCGAGGCCGCGCAGCTCCTCGACGGCCAGCCGCAGGCTCCGCTCCACATCGCCGACCGAGCGGCGCAGCTCCTCGTCGGGGTGGTCCGCCAGGCCCTTCTCCACCCGGCGCAGCGTCATCAGCGCGAAGACCAGCCGGGCCTGCGCCCCGTCGTGCAGGTCCCGCTCCAGCCGCCGGCGCTCGCTGTCCGCGGCCTCGACGACGCGGGCGCCCGCGGCCCGGGCCTCGGCCTGCAGCCAGACGTTCTCCAGCGCGAGCCGCAGCGCGGCGACCGCCGAGCGCAGCAGCTCCTCGTCCTCCGCGACCGCCGGATCGTGGCGCAGCAGCGCCAGCGGGGCGCCCCCGGCCGCGTCGATCCGGGTGCTGCCCGCCGGGGCCTCCTCGACCGGCTCGCCCGCCGCGTCCACGTACGCGCGGGCCTCCGGGCGCCACACGCCCAGCCGCAGCCCCGGGTCGCCGAGGACCGGCACCAGCGCCTCGCGCAGCCGCCCCGGGTCCGGGTCGCCGCCGACCTCCATCACCAGGCCGCCGACCTCCGCGCGCTGCAAGCGCATGCGCAGCAGCCCGACGAGGAAGGCGAGCGGCACGGCGGTCTGCGCCACGTCCGAGAACACGCCCACGGCGCCCTCGACCGGCTCGCCCGCGGGCACGAGCACCACGAGCACGTCCCACAGCAGGAAGGACGTGGCGACCAGGACGGCGAGCCAGGCCGGCAGCAGCGCGCGGCGGCGGGCGACGGAGGCGCGCCGCCAGCGCCGTACGACCGCCACCACCACGGCGATCGAGACGGCCCAGCCGATGGCGCGGAAGCCGGCGTCGAACGTGGGGAAGAGGTCGCCGAGCCCGGGGGTGAAGAGCGGGTTGGGGCCGCAGTCGCGGCAGGCGAGGTAGGAGCCGCCGGGATGGGCCGCCGGGTCGAAGGCCAGGGTGCGCAGCAGGCCGCCGGTGGCCACCAGGCCGTAGCCGAGGAGCACTATCCGGCGGGTGGCGGGCGAGTCGGTGCGGCCGTCGGGGTAGGCGAGGACGAGGTGGGCGAGGACGGCCACGTTCAGGCCCTCCCACCAGGAGCCGAGGGCGAAGAGCGCCGGGATCGTGGTGCCCTGGAGGTTGCCGAGGAACCAGGTGATACCCACCGCGGTCATCAGCGGTCCGGTGGCGTTGGCCGGGCGCCGC from Streptomyces sp. CMB-StM0423 includes the following:
- a CDS encoding mechanosensitive ion channel family protein, with translation MNRALTLHDLVVAGSAILGGIGAGLLLRVLLGWLGKGATRTSWAGDDILVGALRTMAPWGALAGGVSIAAAALPLKRPVEHTVEQIVVAVLILTVTVAAARVVAQLMGVRSQGVGSATILVNITRIAVLAIGLLILLETLGISIAPLLTALGVGGLAVALALQDTLANLFAGVHILASKTVQVGDYIRLSSGEEGYVTDINWRNTVIRTQSDNLVVIPNDQLASTIMTNYHRPEQELSIVVQAGVALSSDLDLVERVTVEVAHEVMAAVEGGVPDHDPVVRFHTFGDSRAGFSVVLRAVEFSDQFRIKHEFIKRLQLRYREEGIEIAHPVRNVVLHHQEAPVLLPRQREASDVPVGGPSAG
- a CDS encoding LuxR C-terminal-related transcriptional regulator — protein: MIVAEDSAILREGIVRLLGDAGVAVPAQCGDADPLLALVGRHRPDAVLLDIRMPPTHTDEGLRAAAAIRARHPGTGVLLLSQYVETGTVVRALTEDPRGFGYLLKERVADADELAGALRRVAAGQSVVDPRVVTHLMRSARAAEPLAGLTARERDVLTLMAEGRSNEAIARELVIGGKTVETHVRNIFAKLGLESDDSGHRRVLAVLRYLRG
- a CDS encoding sensor histidine kinase, translated to MHSREPTQVMRCWTVAAALAAVVSGGVGAWAYAGTGASTADLLRDLAVGWAYAGAGLAAWWRRPANATGPLMTAVGITWFLGNLQGTTIPALFALGSWWEGLNVAVLAHLVLAYPDGRTDSPATRRIVLLGYGLVATGGLLRTLAFDPAAHPGGSYLACRDCGPNPLFTPGLGDLFPTFDAGFRAIGWAVSIAVVVAVVRRWRRASVARRRALLPAWLAVLVATSFLLWDVLVVLVPAGEPVEGAVGVFSDVAQTAVPLAFLVGLLRMRLQRAEVGGLVMEVGGDPDPGRLREALVPVLGDPGLRLGVWRPEARAYVDAAGEPVEEAPAGSTRIDAAGGAPLALLRHDPAVAEDEELLRSAVAALRLALENVWLQAEARAAGARVVEAADSERRRLERDLHDGAQARLVFALMTLRRVEKGLADHPDEELRRSVGDVERSLRLAVEELRGLAHGIHPAVLTRDGLASALRELAGRAELPVVVAAEDRRFAPHVEATAYFTVSEALANSAKHARARAVSVSARHRDGRLVVEAVDDGVGGARHDHLGGGLRGLADRVSAVGGVLTVHSPPGGGTRVVAELPCE